One genomic region from Jiangella sp. DSM 45060 encodes:
- a CDS encoding epoxide hydrolase family protein, whose amino-acid sequence MTTFRIDIPQHDLDDLHERLARTRWTPQLPGDGWERGVPTDWLRDVAEYWRTGYDWREREARLNAFPQFVDEIDGLDLHYLHVRSPEPDALPLILAHGWPNSFVEFARTIPLLARTFHVVVPSVPGFGFSAAPRTTGFGIGSVAAMYAQLMERLGYDRYGTQGGDLGAYVAPELARQHPDRVVGVHIDGGFGFPTEDDVPGMTADERAEWDLMQQWMSGGVDHHALLRAAPQTFGHGWHDSPVALLAWHAHKFQEFSMSDRPLLDVIDRDAFLDNVSVYWFTKTAATSSWPMYEGLAQHDGSARFAWPRGQKAVPSGVYGGGSALMRRLAERDNTIVHWPEGNPGSHHFIAMEQPAGHVADIAAFFAKVRDSQRL is encoded by the coding sequence ATGACGACCTTTCGCATCGACATCCCGCAGCACGACCTCGACGACCTGCACGAACGGCTGGCCCGCACGCGCTGGACGCCACAGCTGCCCGGCGACGGGTGGGAGCGTGGCGTGCCCACCGACTGGCTGCGCGACGTCGCCGAGTACTGGCGCACCGGCTACGACTGGCGCGAGCGCGAGGCCCGGCTCAACGCGTTCCCGCAGTTCGTCGACGAGATCGACGGGCTGGATCTGCACTACCTGCACGTCCGCTCGCCGGAGCCGGACGCGCTGCCGCTGATCCTCGCGCACGGCTGGCCGAACTCGTTCGTCGAGTTCGCCAGGACGATCCCGCTCCTCGCGCGGACCTTCCACGTGGTGGTGCCCTCCGTGCCCGGCTTCGGCTTCTCCGCGGCCCCGCGCACGACGGGGTTCGGCATCGGCTCCGTCGCCGCCATGTACGCACAGCTCATGGAGCGGCTCGGCTACGACCGCTACGGGACGCAGGGCGGCGACCTCGGCGCGTACGTCGCGCCGGAGCTCGCCCGGCAGCACCCGGACCGCGTCGTCGGCGTGCACATCGACGGCGGCTTCGGCTTCCCGACGGAGGACGACGTGCCCGGCATGACGGCGGACGAGCGGGCCGAGTGGGACCTCATGCAGCAGTGGATGTCCGGCGGCGTCGACCACCACGCGCTGCTGCGAGCCGCACCGCAGACGTTCGGCCACGGCTGGCACGATTCGCCGGTGGCGCTCCTGGCGTGGCACGCGCACAAGTTCCAGGAGTTCTCCATGTCCGACCGGCCGCTGCTCGACGTCATCGACCGCGACGCGTTCCTCGACAACGTCAGCGTCTACTGGTTCACGAAGACCGCGGCGACGTCGTCGTGGCCGATGTACGAAGGGCTGGCGCAGCACGACGGGTCGGCGAGGTTCGCGTGGCCACGGGGCCAGAAGGCGGTGCCGTCGGGCGTCTACGGCGGCGGCTCGGCGCTGATGCGGCGGCTGGCCGAGCGGGACAACACGATCGTGCACTGGCCCGAGGGCAATCCGGGCAGCCACCACTTCATCGCGATGGAACAGCCGGCCGGACACGTCGCCGACATCGCGGCGTTCTTCGCGAAGGTCCGGGATTCACAGCGACTCTGA
- a CDS encoding phosphatase PAP2 family protein has translation MRPYSPRPGGVVLGLLMFVAGALGTWASWRWFVDTAVGQRIDQVAFRGSGIGRSTLWSGAERVLDVVSVPFVVVVLGAVALIALMRQRWLLALQVIVLVGGANLTTQVLKHVVLDRPRVAGDTGPLGNSLPSGHTTVAASVAAALVLVVPRRARPAVAVLGAGYAAVTGISTMVGGWHRPSDVVAAITVVLAWAGLTTVLTAVSSPERMPSPPPGNTPTAVVTGLFAVVAGVTGVMAVSALQRTRDVLNTAGAVTERSDLATAYVGAALGVVAVTALAYAAILVAHQVASRPAQPARASSARSVSAGVS, from the coding sequence ATGCGCCCCTACTCGCCCCGGCCCGGCGGTGTCGTCCTCGGCCTGCTGATGTTCGTGGCCGGCGCCCTCGGCACCTGGGCGAGCTGGCGGTGGTTCGTCGACACCGCGGTCGGGCAGCGCATCGACCAGGTCGCGTTCCGCGGCTCCGGCATCGGCCGGTCCACGCTGTGGTCGGGCGCCGAGCGCGTGCTCGACGTCGTGTCGGTGCCGTTCGTCGTGGTGGTGCTCGGGGCCGTCGCCCTGATCGCACTCATGCGGCAGCGCTGGCTGCTGGCATTGCAGGTCATCGTGCTGGTCGGCGGCGCCAACCTCACCACGCAGGTGCTCAAGCACGTCGTGCTCGACCGTCCGCGGGTGGCCGGCGACACCGGCCCGCTCGGCAACTCGCTGCCCAGCGGGCACACCACGGTCGCCGCCAGCGTGGCGGCCGCGCTCGTGCTGGTGGTGCCGCGACGGGCCCGGCCCGCGGTCGCGGTCCTCGGCGCCGGGTACGCCGCCGTCACCGGCATCTCGACCATGGTCGGCGGCTGGCACCGGCCGTCCGACGTCGTCGCCGCCATCACCGTCGTGCTGGCGTGGGCCGGGCTGACGACGGTGCTCACCGCGGTCAGCAGTCCCGAGCGGATGCCGTCGCCGCCGCCCGGCAACACCCCGACGGCGGTCGTCACCGGCCTGTTCGCCGTCGTGGCCGGCGTCACCGGCGTCATGGCCGTCTCGGCGCTGCAGCGCACCCGCGACGTCCTGAACACCGCCGGCGCCGTCACCGAGCGCTCCGACCTCGCGACGGCGTACGTCGGCGCCGCGCTCGGCGTGGTGGCCGTGACGGCGCTCGCCTACGCCGCGATCCTGGTCGCGCACCAGGTCGCGAGCCGCCCCGCGCAGCCCGCCCGGGCGTCGTCCGCGCGATCGGTCTCGGCGGGCGTCTCTTAG